One window from the genome of Elusimicrobiaceae bacterium encodes:
- a CDS encoding patatin-like phospholipase family protein, translating to SGMSVEKLWDIGRKASLRYATNDVNAIGLIRLITAERLFSSSRMEDFINTSIGDMQFSDLRIPFACVAMDIRTGAKVVFEDGDVGLAVRASMNIPGMFEPVRYRHYELVDGGVIDNVPVDVAKKMGADWVFTSLIQGDLSKTSFNTVYAYLMQVMDVRGSILVQDEIRDSNFILRPPVGHINFVAFEKAYYAGRTGLEEAYRHIDEAKDNVMLFSMDSIYGAYAR from the coding sequence GTCGGGCATGTCGGTGGAAAAGTTATGGGATATCGGGCGGAAAGCGTCGCTGCGGTACGCCACGAACGACGTGAACGCGATTGGCCTGATCCGGCTGATTACGGCGGAACGGCTGTTTTCCTCCAGCAGAATGGAGGATTTTATCAACACCAGCATTGGCGACATGCAGTTTAGCGATCTGAGGATTCCGTTCGCCTGCGTGGCCATGGATATCAGGACCGGCGCAAAAGTGGTGTTTGAGGACGGCGACGTAGGGCTGGCCGTGCGCGCCAGCATGAACATACCGGGCATGTTCGAGCCTGTGCGCTACCGGCATTACGAACTGGTGGACGGCGGCGTGATAGACAATGTGCCGGTTGACGTGGCTAAAAAAATGGGCGCGGACTGGGTGTTCACCAGCCTGATCCAGGGCGATCTTTCAAAAACCTCTTTCAATACCGTGTACGCGTACCTTATGCAGGTGATGGATGTGCGCGGCTCGATTCTGGTGCAGGACGAAATCAGGGATTCTAATTTCATTCTGCGCCCGCCTGTCGGGCATATAAATTTCGTGGCGTTTGAAAAGGCTTATTACGCCGGCCGTACCGGGCTGGAAGAAGCGTACAGGCATATAGATGAAGCCAAAGACAATGTCATGCTTTTTTCAATGGACAGTATTTATGGGGCGTATGCCCGGTAG